A region of Rattus rattus isolate New Zealand chromosome 7, Rrattus_CSIRO_v1, whole genome shotgun sequence DNA encodes the following proteins:
- the Fos gene encoding proto-oncogene c-Fos: MMFSGFNADYEASSSRCSSASPAGDSLSYYHSPADSFSSMGSPVNTQDFCADLSVSSANFIPTVTAISTSPDLQWLVQPTLVSSVAPSQTRAPHPYGLPTPSTGAYARAGVVKTMSGGRAQSIGRRGKVEQLSPEEEEKRRIRRERNKMAAAKCRNRRRELTDTLQAETDQLEDEKSALQTEIANLLKEKEKLEFILAAHRPACKIPNDLGFPDEMSVTSLDLTGGLPEATTPESEEAFTLPLLNDPEPKPSLEPVKNISNMELKVEPFDDFLFPASSRPSGSETARSVPDVDLSGSFYAADWEPLHSSSLGMGPMVTELEPLCTPVVTCTPSCTTYTSSFVFTYPEADSFPSCAAAHRKGSSSNEPSSDSLSSPTLLAL, translated from the exons ATGATGTTCTCGGGTTTCAACGCCGACTACGAGGCGTCATCCTCCCGCTGCAGTAGCGCCTCCCCGGCCGGGGACAGCCTTTCCTACTACCATTCCCCAGCCgactccttctccagcatgggCTCCCCTGTCAACACACAG gacTTTTGCGCAGATCTGTCCGTCTCTAGTGCCAACTTTATCCCCACGGTGACAGCCATCTCCACCAGCCCAGACCTGCAGTGGCTGGTGCAGCCCACTCTGGTCTCCTCCGTGGCCCCATCGCAGACCAGAGCGCCCCATCCTTACGGACTCCCCACCCCGTCGACCGGGGCTTACGCCAGAGCGGGAGTGGTGAAGACCATGTCAGGCGGCAGAGCGCAGAGCATCGGCAGAAGGGGCAAAGTAGAGCAG CTCTCtcctgaagaggaagagaaacggAGAATCCGAAGGGAAAGGAATAAGATGGCTGCAGCCAAGTGCCGGAATCGGAGGAGGGAGCTGACAGATACCCTCCAAGCG GAGACAGATCAACTTGAAGACGAGAAGTCTGCGCTGCAGACCGAGATTGCCAATCtactgaaagagaaggaaaaactggAGTTTATTTTGGCAGCCCACCGACCTGCCTGCAAGATCCCCAATGACCTGGGCTTCCCAGACGAGATGTCTGTGACCTCCCTGGACTTGACTGGGGGTCTGCCTGAGGCTACCACCCCAGAGTCTGAGGAGGCCTTCACCCTGCCTCTTCTCAATGACCCTGAGCCCAAGCCGTCCTTGGAGCCGGTCAAGAACATTAGCAACATGGAGCTGAAGGTTGAACCCTTTGATGACTTCTTGTTTCCGGCATCATCTAGGCCCAGTGGCTCGGAGACTGCCCGCTCTGTGCCAGATGTGGACCTGTCTGGTTCCTTCTATGCAGCAGACTGGGAGCCTCTGCACAGCAGTTCCCTGGGGATGGGGCCCATGGTCACAGAGCTGGAGCCCCTGTGCACTCCCGTTGTCACCTGCACTCCTAGCTGCACTACTTATACGTCTTCCTTTGTCTTCACCTACCCCGAGGCTGACTCCTTCCCCAGCTGCGCAGCTGCCCACCGaaagggcagcagcagcaacgaGCCCTCCTCTGACTCACTGAGCTCGCCCACACTGCTAGCCCTGTGA